From the Bacillus tuaregi genome, one window contains:
- a CDS encoding transglycosylase domain-containing protein — protein sequence MEIMTDHRFRKTIKYLRALFFLCLILACLMVLFIIGIMVYAKVLGPPPLSVPQSTLIYDDNGAVIGESNNGQKRYWVNFNEISPHLIDATLAIEDRNFYEHHGFDYKRIAGAALADLKAMAKVQGASTISQQYARNLYLEHDKTWQRKLNEAFYTIRLEMNYSKEQILEGYLNTIYYGHGAYGAQAASQFYFGKNASELSLAEASMLAGIPKGPSIYSPLASLEKAKLRQGIILTAMQENHLIDKSKADKAKQESLTIVGKHPHTKLVTAPYFQDAVRQQLSQVLKLDDRTIELGGLKVFTTLDLEQQKMAEETIEKQISEDSDIQVGFVAMNPKNGYVKALIGGRDYTESPYNRVTQAERQPGSTIKPLLYYAALEQGFTPASTMRSELTTFKFDDERAEYTPHNFNNQYAEDDLTMVQALALSDNVYAVKTHLFLGEETLVETAKRFGITSDMAKVPSLALGTSGVRVIEMANAYSLFANGGKKVTPVMIKKVENHKGEVIYEHSSEPEAVLQPELAFVMTHMMTGMFDKKLNGYASVTGTTIINDMTRTYAGKSGSTNTDSWMIGFSPQLVTAVWTGFDDGQPIEGRLDQMYAKNVWVQFMEQALEGTPEKSFKAPKGTVGMYLDPVNGKLATEDCPVKRYTYFAAGTEPTEYCTEHLLEEEKEAKGKKKKHREEHENDDRAPWYKRVLPWS from the coding sequence ATGGAAATCATGACAGACCATCGTTTTCGCAAAACGATTAAATATTTACGGGCCTTATTCTTTCTTTGTCTTATTCTTGCCTGCTTGATGGTTCTTTTTATCATTGGGATTATGGTGTATGCGAAGGTGCTCGGTCCGCCGCCGCTTTCTGTTCCGCAGTCCACACTGATTTATGACGACAACGGCGCGGTGATTGGGGAAAGCAACAACGGGCAGAAGCGGTACTGGGTTAATTTTAACGAAATTAGCCCGCATCTGATTGATGCCACACTGGCGATTGAGGACCGCAATTTTTACGAGCATCACGGCTTTGACTACAAGCGAATTGCCGGTGCCGCTCTGGCTGACCTTAAGGCAATGGCAAAGGTGCAGGGTGCCAGCACCATCAGCCAGCAGTATGCGCGGAACCTTTATCTTGAGCATGATAAAACATGGCAGCGGAAGCTGAACGAAGCCTTTTATACGATTCGCCTTGAAATGAATTATTCGAAGGAACAAATTCTCGAGGGCTACTTGAATACGATTTATTACGGCCACGGGGCCTACGGTGCCCAAGCAGCCAGTCAGTTTTACTTTGGTAAAAATGCCTCCGAGCTGTCACTGGCCGAGGCCTCGATGCTGGCGGGCATTCCGAAGGGGCCGAGCATATACTCTCCGCTTGCCTCTCTTGAAAAAGCAAAGCTGCGCCAGGGCATCATCTTGACGGCGATGCAGGAGAATCATTTAATTGATAAAAGTAAAGCAGACAAAGCGAAGCAGGAGTCGCTGACGATTGTCGGCAAGCATCCGCATACAAAGCTCGTCACAGCGCCCTATTTCCAGGATGCTGTCAGACAGCAGCTATCACAGGTGCTGAAGCTCGACGATCGAACGATTGAGCTAGGCGGGTTGAAGGTTTTTACCACGCTTGATTTGGAGCAGCAGAAAATGGCTGAGGAAACGATTGAAAAGCAAATATCCGAGGATTCTGATATCCAAGTCGGCTTTGTCGCGATGAATCCGAAAAACGGCTATGTCAAGGCGCTTATTGGCGGTCGGGATTATACGGAAAGCCCTTATAACCGCGTCACCCAGGCTGAGCGTCAGCCGGGTTCGACCATCAAGCCGCTCCTATATTATGCCGCACTTGAGCAAGGCTTCACGCCCGCTTCAACGATGCGCAGTGAGCTGACCACCTTCAAGTTTGATGATGAACGCGCTGAGTATACGCCGCATAATTTTAACAATCAATATGCCGAGGACGATCTGACAATGGTCCAGGCACTGGCCTTGTCCGACAATGTCTATGCCGTAAAAACCCACCTATTTCTCGGCGAGGAGACTCTAGTAGAAACGGCTAAGCGCTTTGGCATTACTTCCGATATGGCGAAGGTGCCTTCCCTTGCCCTTGGCACGTCCGGTGTGCGCGTGATTGAAATGGCTAATGCCTACAGTCTGTTTGCCAACGGTGGAAAAAAGGTCACGCCGGTGATGATTAAAAAGGTGGAAAACCATAAGGGTGAAGTGATTTATGAGCATTCGTCAGAGCCCGAGGCGGTACTGCAGCCGGAGTTAGCCTTTGTGATGACACATATGATGACAGGTATGTTTGATAAAAAGTTAAACGGCTACGCCAGTGTCACCGGCACTACGATTATCAACGACATGACGCGGACCTATGCCGGCAAATCCGGCTCCACCAATACAGACAGCTGGATGATTGGCTTTTCACCGCAGCTTGTCACAGCCGTCTGGACCGGCTTTGATGACGGTCAGCCAATTGAAGGCAGACTGGATCAAATGTATGCCAAAAATGTCTGGGTTCAGTTTATGGAGCAGGCTCTTGAAGGCACGCCGGAAAAATCCTTTAAAGCCCCTAAAGGGACGGTTGGCATGTATTTGGATCCGGTTAACGGAAAGCTGGCTACCGAGGACTGTCCAGTCAAACGCTACACCTACTTCGCCGCCGGAACTGAGCCAACTGAGTATTGCACAGAGCATTTATTAGAAGAAGAAAAAGAAGCAAAAGGGAAAAAGAAAAAGCATCGTGAAGAACACGAGAATGACGACCGAGCCCCATGGTATAAAAGGGTGCTGCCATGGTCTTAA
- the speE gene encoding spermidine synthase — MGIWFTEKQTENFGITMKIKRTLHTEQTEFQKLDMVETEEWGNMLLLDDMVMTSVRDEFVYHEMVAHIPLFTHPNPENVLVVGGGDGGVIREVLKHPSVKKATLVDIDGKVIEYSKKYLPEIAGMLEDERVEVKVGDGFMHIAESDHDYDVIMVDSTEPVGPAVNLFTKGFYAGIAKALKEDGIFVAQSDNPWFKSDLIRSVQKDVKEIFPITRLYTANIPTYPSGMWAFTLGSKKYDPLEVSDDRFHEMETKYYTKELHKAAFVLPKFVQDLVE; from the coding sequence ATGGGAATTTGGTTTACTGAGAAGCAGACAGAGAACTTTGGTATTACAATGAAAATCAAGCGTACCTTACATACAGAGCAAACGGAGTTTCAAAAGCTGGATATGGTGGAAACGGAAGAATGGGGAAACATGCTCCTGCTCGATGACATGGTGATGACCTCTGTCCGAGATGAATTTGTCTACCATGAGATGGTGGCACATATTCCGCTTTTCACTCATCCAAACCCTGAGAATGTGTTGGTCGTGGGTGGTGGTGACGGCGGAGTGATTCGTGAGGTGTTAAAGCATCCTAGTGTGAAAAAGGCGACGCTCGTGGATATTGACGGCAAGGTGATTGAGTATTCGAAGAAATATTTGCCTGAAATTGCCGGTATGCTTGAGGATGAACGTGTCGAGGTCAAGGTAGGCGACGGCTTCATGCATATTGCCGAAAGCGACCATGACTATGATGTGATTATGGTCGATTCGACGGAGCCGGTCGGACCAGCGGTGAATCTTTTTACAAAAGGCTTTTATGCCGGAATTGCTAAGGCGCTGAAAGAGGACGGCATTTTTGTTGCACAGTCAGACAACCCTTGGTTTAAGAGTGATTTAATCCGCAGCGTGCAAAAGGATGTAAAAGAAATTTTTCCAATTACAAGGCTTTACACGGCGAATATCCCAACATATCCAAGCGGAATGTGGGCCTTTACACTCGGCTCAAAGAAATACGATCCGCTCGAGGTGAGCGACGATCGGTTTCATGAAATGGAGACGAAGTATTATACAAAGGAATTACATAAAGCAGCGTTTGTGCTGCCTAAGTTTGTGCAAGATTTGGTAGAGTAA
- the speB gene encoding agmatinase: MRFDEAYSGNVFIKSHPSYEESQVVIYGMPMDWTVSYRPGSRFGPARIREVSIGIEEYSPYLDKDLADLKYFDAGDMPLPFGNAQKSLDLIEEYVDSLLADDKFPLGMGGEHLVSWPVIKAMYKKYPDLAIIHMDAHTDLRENYEGEPLSHSTPIRKACNLIGPTNVYSFGIRSGMKEEFEWAKEVGMHISKFDVHKPLQEVLPKLAGRPVYVTIDIDVLDPAHAPGTGTVDAGGITSRELLASIHEIAHSDVKVVGADLVEVAPIYDHSEQTVNTASKLLREMLLGFVK; encoded by the coding sequence ATGCGTTTTGATGAAGCCTATTCAGGTAATGTGTTTATTAAAAGTCATCCAAGCTATGAGGAAAGTCAGGTCGTGATTTATGGGATGCCGATGGACTGGACGGTTAGCTATCGTCCGGGGTCCCGCTTCGGCCCGGCGCGTATTCGTGAGGTGTCGATTGGGATTGAGGAATACAGCCCGTATTTGGACAAGGATTTAGCAGATTTGAAATATTTTGATGCCGGCGATATGCCGCTGCCGTTCGGGAATGCGCAAAAGAGCCTCGATTTGATTGAGGAGTATGTCGACAGTCTGCTTGCAGATGATAAATTTCCGCTTGGAATGGGCGGCGAGCATTTAGTATCATGGCCGGTGATTAAAGCGATGTATAAGAAGTATCCGGACCTTGCGATTATCCATATGGATGCCCATACCGATTTGCGTGAGAATTATGAGGGTGAACCGTTATCCCATTCGACCCCGATTCGAAAGGCCTGCAACCTCATTGGTCCGACAAATGTTTACTCCTTTGGCATTCGTTCCGGTATGAAGGAAGAATTTGAGTGGGCGAAGGAAGTTGGGATGCATATTTCGAAGTTTGATGTGCACAAGCCGCTTCAGGAGGTTCTGCCGAAGCTTGCTGGGCGCCCTGTCTATGTCACGATTGACATTGATGTCTTGGATCCGGCGCATGCACCGGGTACTGGTACGGTGGATGCGGGCGGTATTACGTCAAGAGAGCTGCTGGCTTCGATTCATGAGATCGCCCATTCTGACGTGAAAGTTGTGGGCGCGGACCTAGTCGAGGTTGCTCCGATATATGATCACTCTGAGCAAACCGTGAATACGGCAAGCAAGCTATTACGTGAAATGCTGCTAGGGTTTGTGAAATAA
- a CDS encoding DUF1934 domain-containing protein has product MSSYPTEQMAVKITVNTTITNGSEKETYELITFGQYIQKTSSVFLRYDELMEEGSAKTVVKVTGQEEGSILRNGAVDMRLPFQANQTLVGSYKTPYGVLDMETSKTRISHEYDDVLKKGLINIMYDLKMQGNDAGTYHVSITFEEDEKDEHSGAGKK; this is encoded by the coding sequence GTGTCCAGCTATCCAACGGAGCAGATGGCTGTTAAAATAACAGTGAATACGACGATAACGAACGGCTCGGAAAAGGAAACGTATGAGCTTATTACATTTGGACAATACATTCAAAAGACGAGCTCTGTCTTTCTGCGCTACGATGAATTGATGGAAGAGGGTTCCGCGAAAACGGTTGTCAAGGTAACCGGTCAGGAGGAAGGTTCGATACTCAGGAACGGTGCTGTTGACATGCGTCTTCCCTTTCAAGCGAATCAAACCCTTGTTGGCAGCTACAAAACGCCGTACGGGGTCCTTGACATGGAAACCTCCAAAACCAGGATTAGCCATGAATATGATGATGTGTTAAAAAAAGGCCTTATTAATATAATGTATGATTTAAAGATGCAGGGAAACGATGCAGGTACATATCACGTAAGTATTACGTTTGAGGAGGATGAAAAAGATGAACATAGTGGAGCAGGTAAAAAGTAA
- the argS gene encoding arginine--tRNA ligase, translated as MNIVEQVKSKLRQEVAAAVVKAGLASEEQLPGVILEIPKDKINGDYSTNMAMQLARVAKKAPKMIAEELVAHFDKSKASIEKIEIAGPGFINFYMNNSYLTDLIPAIIDAGEKYGETTVGGNEKVQVEFVSANPTGDLHLGHARGAAVGDSLCNILAKAGYDVSREYYINDAGNQINNLALSVDARYHQALGMDKPMPEDGYHGEDIIGIGKKLAEEFGDKFVAMPEEERFQQFREYGLKYEMAKLKQDLEDFRVGFDVWYSETSLYQNGKIDDALQKLRDNGYIFEQDGATWLRSTDFGDDKDRVLIKQDGSYTYLLPDIAYHRDKLERGYEKLINIWGADHHGYIPRMKAAIQALGYGADTLEVEIIQLVHLYKNGEKMKMSKRTGKAVTMRDLVEEVGLDATRYFFAMRSADTHMDFDLDLAVSQSNENPVYYAQYAHARISSILRSAEEMNLAYGTNADFSYISSEKEIDLLKKLGEFPEAVGEAAIKRTPHRITNYIFELASTFHSFYNAEKVLDTEEVEKTKARLSLIKSVQITLKNALQLIGVSAPEKM; from the coding sequence ATGAACATAGTGGAGCAGGTAAAAAGTAAACTAAGGCAGGAAGTTGCTGCCGCTGTTGTGAAGGCAGGCTTGGCTAGTGAAGAGCAGCTGCCAGGTGTGATTTTAGAAATCCCGAAGGATAAAATAAACGGTGATTATTCAACCAATATGGCGATGCAGCTGGCAAGAGTAGCAAAAAAGGCGCCGAAAATGATTGCCGAAGAGCTGGTGGCTCATTTTGACAAATCAAAGGCATCGATTGAAAAAATTGAAATCGCCGGCCCTGGCTTTATTAATTTTTACATGAATAACAGCTATTTAACCGATTTAATTCCAGCCATTATCGATGCGGGTGAAAAGTATGGTGAAACCACTGTTGGAGGTAATGAGAAAGTTCAGGTAGAGTTTGTGTCCGCGAACCCGACAGGTGATTTGCATTTAGGACATGCCCGCGGTGCTGCGGTAGGAGATTCGCTTTGCAATATTTTAGCTAAAGCAGGCTATGACGTATCACGTGAATATTATATCAATGATGCGGGAAATCAGATTAATAATCTGGCATTGTCAGTGGATGCCCGCTATCACCAAGCACTTGGCATGGACAAACCAATGCCTGAGGACGGCTACCATGGCGAGGATATTATCGGTATTGGGAAAAAGCTGGCTGAGGAATTCGGCGATAAGTTTGTCGCGATGCCTGAAGAGGAGCGCTTCCAGCAATTCCGTGAATATGGTTTAAAATATGAAATGGCGAAGCTGAAGCAGGATTTAGAGGATTTCCGTGTTGGATTTGATGTGTGGTACTCAGAAACCTCCCTTTATCAAAACGGCAAAATTGATGATGCCCTGCAAAAGCTGAGAGATAATGGCTATATTTTCGAACAGGACGGTGCGACTTGGCTGCGTTCGACTGACTTTGGCGACGATAAGGACCGTGTATTAATCAAGCAGGACGGCTCTTACACCTATCTGCTGCCGGATATTGCCTACCATAGAGACAAGCTTGAGCGCGGCTATGAAAAGCTGATCAATATTTGGGGTGCCGACCACCACGGCTATATCCCTCGTATGAAAGCGGCGATTCAGGCGTTAGGCTATGGTGCGGATACGCTTGAAGTGGAAATTATTCAGCTTGTTCATTTATATAAAAATGGCGAGAAAATGAAGATGAGTAAGCGAACAGGGAAGGCAGTTACGATGAGGGATCTTGTCGAAGAGGTTGGCCTTGATGCTACTCGTTACTTCTTTGCGATGAGAAGTGCGGATACCCATATGGACTTTGACCTGGATTTGGCGGTTTCCCAGTCCAATGAAAACCCGGTTTATTATGCCCAATACGCGCATGCTCGGATTAGTAGCATCCTGCGCTCTGCGGAGGAAATGAATCTTGCCTATGGTACGAATGCTGATTTCTCTTATATTTCTTCGGAAAAAGAAATCGATCTGTTGAAAAAGCTAGGAGAATTCCCTGAAGCAGTTGGGGAAGCGGCAATAAAGCGCACGCCGCATCGCATCACAAACTATATCTTTGAGCTGGCGTCTACCTTCCACAGCTTCTACAATGCGGAAAAAGTATTGGATACCGAGGAAGTGGAGAAGACGAAAGCACGCTTATCGTTAATTAAATCGGTACAGATTACGCTGAAAAATGCGTTACAGTTGATTGGGGTTTCCGCTCCAGAAAAGATGTAA
- the uvsE gene encoding UV DNA damage repair endonuclease UvsE codes for MKIRFGYVSQSMSLWDASPSKTVTYTRFSQLPASERMEKLLTVTATNLVNTERMLHYNIGHEIELYRFSSSIVPLATHPEVRWDFVTPFREEWRRIGELVKRHHLRVSFHPNQFTLFTSPRKDVTRNAVTDMEYHYRMLEAMGVEKESLINIHIGGAYGNKEESLERFQVNLKSLPPHIKEIMTLENDDKTYTTDETLRMCELEGVANIFDYHHHMANLGDAPLEQLLPKVFATWEKRGLIPKLHISSPKSASAFRSHADYVDIEFLQPLLEILHSMKQDVDFMIEAKQKDLAMLKLVEDISKIRGVKRISGGAVEWK; via the coding sequence ATGAAGATTCGCTTTGGCTATGTATCCCAATCGATGAGCCTTTGGGATGCATCGCCCTCCAAAACCGTCACCTATACTCGCTTTTCGCAGCTGCCCGCCAGTGAACGGATGGAAAAGCTGTTAACCGTTACCGCCACAAATCTGGTCAACACGGAAAGGATGCTTCATTATAATATTGGCCACGAAATTGAGCTGTACCGTTTCTCGAGCTCGATTGTTCCGCTTGCCACCCATCCGGAGGTGCGCTGGGACTTTGTCACTCCGTTTCGCGAGGAGTGGCGTCGGATTGGCGAGCTCGTGAAGCGGCACCACCTGCGGGTCAGCTTCCACCCTAACCAATTTACGCTCTTTACCTCCCCCCGAAAGGACGTAACAAGGAATGCCGTCACCGATATGGAATACCATTATCGGATGCTGGAGGCGATGGGAGTGGAAAAAGAAAGTCTGATTAACATTCATATTGGCGGGGCCTATGGCAATAAAGAGGAATCCCTTGAACGGTTCCAGGTTAATTTAAAAAGTCTCCCACCACATATTAAAGAGATTATGACACTGGAAAATGACGATAAAACCTATACAACTGATGAAACACTGCGGATGTGCGAGCTCGAAGGAGTGGCAAATATTTTTGATTATCATCACCATATGGCAAACCTCGGTGATGCCCCGCTTGAGCAACTGCTGCCAAAGGTTTTTGCGACCTGGGAAAAGCGTGGCCTGATTCCGAAGCTCCACATCTCCTCGCCCAAATCAGCATCTGCCTTTCGTTCCCATGCCGATTATGTCGATATTGAATTTCTCCAGCCTTTACTGGAGATTCTCCATTCCATGAAGCAGGATGTCGATTTTATGATTGAAGCGAAACAAAAGGATTTAGCCATGCTCAAGCTTGTTGAGGATATCAGTAAAATCCGCGGTGTCAAACGGATCAGCGGCGGTGCGGTGGAATGGAAATAG
- the cls gene encoding cardiolipin synthase, translating to MNTFFMIVGIFYLIVLYFFIDFSLGRKIHLEKLKLQHFPDRHSDIRLFTSGPELFADLFSELKEAQKHIHVLFYIVKKDHISTDFLSLFKKKADEGVEVRLMLDWVGSFKAKRSITKELQGSRVQLIFCKAPRPPFFFYSSQIRNHRKITVIDGKIGYLGGFNIGKEYINLDSKLSPWRDYHLKIVGEGVQDLQVMFLRDWEEAAMVRLTQNKLYFPDLEKGKYRHRIIPSEGFYLEHTFSELINSAKDCIMIGTPYFIPGKRLLQDLQAALKRGVKLEILVPSTPDHLLVKEASYRYFRPLLDLGASIYQYQNGFYHSKILIIDDRVCDVGTANFDKRSFFLNHEMNCYTYDPSYVESIRGVLKQDQAEAKLISKKDISMLNPWTFCKEMLARSISLFL from the coding sequence ATGAATACATTTTTCATGATTGTCGGGATTTTTTATCTAATCGTCCTCTATTTCTTCATTGATTTTTCCCTGGGCAGAAAAATACATTTAGAGAAGCTCAAGCTGCAGCACTTTCCTGATCGGCACAGTGATATCAGGCTGTTCACCTCAGGTCCGGAGCTGTTTGCCGACCTGTTTTCGGAGCTGAAGGAAGCCCAAAAGCATATCCACGTTCTATTTTATATTGTAAAAAAGGACCACATCTCCACCGATTTTCTGTCGTTATTTAAAAAAAAGGCAGATGAGGGCGTTGAGGTCCGCCTTATGCTGGACTGGGTTGGCAGCTTTAAAGCAAAGCGAAGCATAACAAAAGAGCTGCAGGGCTCGAGGGTACAGCTCATTTTCTGTAAGGCACCGCGGCCTCCCTTTTTCTTTTATTCTTCCCAGATACGTAATCATCGGAAAATTACCGTCATTGATGGTAAAATCGGCTATCTGGGTGGCTTTAATATTGGTAAGGAATATATTAATCTTGACTCGAAGCTCAGCCCATGGCGTGACTACCATCTTAAAATTGTCGGCGAGGGGGTACAGGATTTACAGGTCATGTTTTTAAGGGACTGGGAGGAGGCCGCCATGGTGCGCTTAACTCAGAATAAGCTGTATTTTCCCGATTTAGAAAAAGGGAAATACCGCCACCGGATTATTCCTTCTGAGGGCTTTTATCTGGAGCATACCTTTTCCGAGCTGATTAACAGTGCAAAGGACTGCATTATGATTGGGACGCCCTATTTTATTCCAGGCAAGAGACTTCTTCAAGATTTGCAGGCTGCCTTAAAAAGAGGCGTCAAACTTGAAATCCTGGTCCCTTCCACGCCGGACCATCTGCTTGTAAAAGAAGCCTCCTACCGTTATTTTCGTCCATTATTGGATTTGGGAGCGTCCATCTACCAATATCAAAATGGCTTTTATCATTCTAAAATACTCATCATTGACGACCGGGTCTGTGACGTCGGAACCGCTAACTTCGATAAGCGGAGCTTTTTTTTAAACCATGAAATGAATTGCTATACGTACGACCCAAGCTATGTTGAAAGCATCCGCGGTGTGTTGAAGCAGGACCAGGCTGAAGCCAAGCTGATTTCCAAAAAGGATATATCCATGCTCAACCCCTGGACATTCTGCAAAGAAATGCTCGCCCGCTCAATCTCACTGTTTTTGTAG